One Oncorhynchus masou masou isolate Uvic2021 chromosome 2, UVic_Omas_1.1, whole genome shotgun sequence genomic region harbors:
- the arl14ep gene encoding ARL14 effector protein, with protein MPVTCAVNGCTNKFIKGSEIRFYRFPISKPQLANQWVQSLGMKNFIPTPNTCLCSEHFNPDCFRDYNGKQFLREDAVPTIFGADSSKPELRKRGMMTKDTNAANRFGAPSDRERAKTLEKSKVKEKRHSTRDTGKGRGDGKKRGGGRGGISSNTDRPTIGAKSKVYDNKGRLLSCGKDMCDCLDADCMGCFYPCPECSSRRCGVECRCDRKWLYEQVEVEGGEIIRNKYAG; from the exons ATGCCTGTCACCTGTGCAGTAAACGGCTGCACCAACAAGTTTATCAAAGGGTCAGAAATACGATTTTACAG GTTCCCCATCAGTAAGCCTCAGCTTGCCAACCAATGGGTACAAAGTTTGGGGATGAAAAACTTCATCCCTACACCTAACACTTGCCTCTGCTCAGAACATTTTAACCCAGATTGTTTCCGAGACTACAATGGCAAACAGTTTCTTAGGGAAGATGCCGTGCCCACCATTTTCGGTGCTGATTCATCGAAG CCTGAATTACGGAAAAGGGGTATGATGACCAAGGACACAAATGCGGCTAACCGCTTCGGTGCACCGTCAGACCGGGAGAGGGCTAAGACGCTGGAGAAGAGCAAGGTCAAGGAGAAACGACATAGTACCCGGGATACTGGCAAG GGAAGAGGTGATGGCAAAAAACGGGGTGGAGGACGAGGAGGAATCTCCTCCAACACTGACCG ACCGACTATTGGTGCGAAGAGCAAAGTGTATGACAACAAAGGCCGCCTGCTCTCCTGTGGCAAGGACATGTGTGACTGCCTGGACGCGGACTGCATGGGCTGCTTCTACCCCTGCCCCGAGTGTAGCTCCCGCAGGTGTGGCGTGGAGTGCCGCTGTGACCGCAAGTGGCTCTACGAGCAGGTtgaggtggaggggggagagatcaTCCGCAACAAGTATGCTGGCTAG
- the fshb gene encoding follitropin subunit beta: MYCTHLKTLQLVVMATLWVTPVRAGTDCRYGCRLNNMTITVEREDCHGSITITTCAGLCETTDLNYQSTWLPRSQGVCNFKEWSYEKVYLEGCPSGVDPFFIPVAKSCDCIKCKTDNTDCDRKSMATPSCIVNPLEM; the protein is encoded by the exons ATGTACTGCACCCACTTAAAGACGCTGCAGCTGGTCGTCATGGCAACACTGTGGGTGACACCAGTGAGGGCGGGGACAGACTGCAGGTATGGCTGCCGACTGAACAACATGACCATCACcgtggagagagaggactgtcacggaagcatcaccatcaccacctgcGCCGGCCTGTGCGAAACGACG GACCTGAACTATCAGAGCACATGGCTGCCACGCTCCCAGGGGGTGTGTAACTTCAAGGAGTGGTCCTACGAGAAGGTCTACCTGGAAGGCTGTCCATCCGGGGTCGACCCCTTCTTCATACCCGTGGCCAAGAGCTGCGATTGCATCAAATGCAAGACGGACAACACCGACTGTGATCGCAAAAGCATGGCAACACCCAGCTGCATCGTAAACCCACTAGAAATGTAA